The Algoriphagus sp. TR-M9 genome has a window encoding:
- a CDS encoding SDR family NAD(P)-dependent oxidoreductase, with amino-acid sequence MHYKPFTEATVIITGAASGIGRELVVQLLPSCPKILAVDLDLLGLKQLKTQYPEIHILQADLSEKSGNEKILDWVQTNWERVDFCFANAGKAEFGPAESQNWKEMDRLFQLNVHSPIQVGYALREAFPGKKFRLVITASAMSFWTIPGYSLYASTKSALLQWARTVWLEKSGNWLTLVFPIATATQFFHRAGKKIPKAFPVQSASLVASTILHGVAQGRKKIFPSPLFLSMLVLNRFFRFIRRLYQTIEYQKYKKWQREQADT; translated from the coding sequence ATGCACTATAAGCCTTTCACAGAAGCGACAGTCATCATCACGGGAGCAGCTTCTGGGATAGGTAGAGAATTAGTAGTGCAGCTACTTCCCTCCTGCCCCAAAATACTGGCAGTAGATCTAGACCTTCTGGGCCTGAAACAGCTGAAAACCCAATACCCAGAAATACATATACTACAGGCAGATCTAAGCGAAAAGTCAGGTAATGAGAAGATTTTAGATTGGGTACAAACAAATTGGGAACGAGTAGATTTTTGCTTTGCAAATGCCGGGAAAGCTGAATTTGGTCCAGCTGAATCCCAAAATTGGAAAGAAATGGACAGGCTTTTTCAACTGAATGTCCATAGCCCCATCCAGGTAGGATATGCCCTAAGGGAAGCCTTTCCGGGAAAGAAATTCAGGCTTGTCATCACTGCTTCAGCCATGAGCTTTTGGACCATTCCGGGGTATAGCCTATATGCATCCACCAAATCGGCCCTGCTACAGTGGGCTCGTACGGTTTGGCTGGAGAAATCAGGTAACTGGCTTACCTTAGTTTTTCCTATTGCGACTGCGACTCAGTTTTTTCACCGAGCCGGAAAGAAAATCCCGAAAGCATTTCCGGTTCAGTCTGCTTCCCTTGTCGCCTCTACTATTTTGCATGGAGTGGCTCAAGGCAGAAAGAAAATCTTTCCTTCTCCACTGTTTTTGAGTATGTTAGTACTCAATCGCTTCTTTAGATTTATCAGAAGACTCTACCAGACCATAGAATACCAGAAATATAAAAAATGGCAAAGAGAGCAAGCTGACACCTAA
- a CDS encoding acetoacetate decarboxylase family protein has translation MPENHQIAKKNLKVYRRSPAPWKLMGEGIILIYRFKKDWIEENGQLPLHLKGQFRGGLGYVMLVNYAFSPVGPYNELLFIPGKFGKNKKQAITKIYVDKDVSTYNGRANWGIPKETLPIAWEKAVGKDIINISDQDKQVFSCEVKSGGIPFPASTSFLPIDLHQVWNKVDYYTKPSGFGTGRLAKIQNLSVDPAYFPDISSQKPLLVIKISPFRIKFPLAKYAL, from the coding sequence ATGCCTGAGAACCACCAAATCGCCAAAAAAAACCTCAAGGTTTACCGAAGATCCCCAGCTCCGTGGAAATTGATGGGTGAGGGGATCATTTTGATTTACAGGTTCAAAAAGGACTGGATTGAGGAAAATGGACAACTCCCGCTCCATCTGAAAGGTCAATTCAGAGGTGGGCTAGGTTATGTGATGTTAGTGAATTATGCATTTTCACCCGTAGGGCCTTACAATGAATTGCTGTTCATCCCCGGCAAGTTTGGTAAAAACAAAAAGCAAGCAATCACCAAAATCTATGTAGACAAGGATGTCAGCACATATAACGGGCGTGCCAACTGGGGAATCCCCAAGGAAACCTTACCCATAGCCTGGGAAAAAGCTGTGGGAAAGGACATTATCAACATCTCAGATCAGGACAAGCAGGTCTTTTCTTGTGAAGTGAAATCCGGAGGAATACCTTTCCCTGCCAGCACCAGTTTTCTGCCCATAGATCTGCATCAGGTATGGAACAAAGTAGACTATTACACCAAACCTTCCGGTTTTGGAACCGGCAGACTGGCCAAAATCCAGAACCTCAGTGTGGATCCCGCCTATTTCCCAGACATCAGTAGCCAAAAACCACTTTTGGTCATAAAGATCTCCCCATTTAGAATCAAATTTCCACTAGCCAAATATGCACTATAA
- a CDS encoding SDR family NAD(P)-dependent oxidoreductase, translating to MKPQRTAIITGAGQGIGLAIAEKLAAQSVNLILNDLEEALITDACQRISHLHGVATVPVAGDSSSESVIESLCRAATSNFGSLDILVANSGITLFGNFLDYTREDFRAVTRVNQEGSFFLCQAAAKIMKDQPEGGAVLFTSSVTGHQSHKNLAAYAMSKAALEMLAKNLVLELAPFKIRVNTVAPGATLTNRTAMDPAYENTWSRITPLGRPASAQDIANAAAFLVSEEAKHITGQTLIIDGGWTSVSPSPYA from the coding sequence ATGAAGCCCCAAAGAACAGCAATTATTACCGGCGCGGGTCAGGGAATAGGCCTGGCCATCGCCGAGAAACTTGCCGCACAAAGTGTCAATTTGATTTTAAATGACTTGGAAGAGGCTTTGATCACAGATGCTTGTCAGAGAATTTCGCATTTACATGGAGTCGCCACCGTCCCAGTGGCTGGCGACTCCAGTTCTGAATCAGTTATTGAAAGCCTCTGCCGGGCAGCCACCTCCAATTTTGGAAGTTTGGATATACTCGTAGCCAATTCCGGGATTACACTTTTTGGGAACTTTCTGGACTATACCCGAGAGGACTTCAGGGCCGTTACCCGGGTCAATCAGGAGGGTAGTTTTTTTCTTTGTCAGGCGGCTGCCAAAATCATGAAAGACCAGCCGGAAGGCGGTGCGGTTCTTTTTACCTCCTCTGTCACAGGGCATCAAAGTCATAAAAACCTAGCTGCCTATGCCATGAGCAAAGCTGCGCTGGAGATGCTGGCCAAAAACCTGGTTTTAGAACTTGCCCCCTTTAAAATCCGAGTCAACACGGTAGCTCCTGGGGCCACTTTGACCAATCGAACAGCCATGGATCCAGCCTATGAAAATACCTGGTCTAGAATTACTCCGCTGGGCCGACCTGCTTCAGCTCAGGACATTGCCAATGCCGCTGCCTTTCTAGTCTCTGAAGAGGCCAAACACATCACCGGACAAACCTTAATCATCGATGGTGGCTGGACCAGCGTCAGCCCTTCCCCATATGCCTGA